One Helianthus annuus cultivar XRQ/B chromosome 12, HanXRQr2.0-SUNRISE, whole genome shotgun sequence genomic region harbors:
- the LOC110892943 gene encoding uncharacterized mitochondrial protein AtMg00810-like: MAKNFEMSDLGKLTYYLGIEVSQSKDGIEIKQEAYAKKILTDVGMISCNPTNVPIDPNMKVSKFEDEEDFDATRYRKIVGCLQYPLQTRPDLVFYVGVASWYMQRPKQSHIALIKQILRYLKGIFSYGITYTRGENMLVGYNDSSHNIDSDDGSTTGHVFLFWIFPNYLAFSKAKYSCFIIV; the protein is encoded by the coding sequence ATGGCTAAGAACTTTGAAATGTCGGATTTGGGAAAGCTTACTTATTATCTCGGAATTGAAGTGTCGCAGAGCAAGGACGGGATAGAAATTAAACAAGAGGCTTATGCAAAGAAAATATTGACAGACGTCGGTATGATTAGCTGCAATCCTACTAATGTTCCCATAGACCCGAACATGAAAGTTTCTAAATTTGAAGACGAAGAAGattttgatgcaacgagatatCGAAAGATTGTTGGGTGTCTCCAGTACCCTTTACAGACTCGACCAGATTTGGTGTTTTATGTCGGAGTAGCCAGTTGGTACATGCAACGCCCGAAGCAATCTCATATAGCTCTCATCAAGCAAATTCTTCGCTACTTAAAAGGTATTTTTAGTTATGGCATTACCTATACTCGAGGAGAAAATATGTTGGTCGGTTACAACGATAGTAGTCACAACATAGATTCGGACGATGGAAGTACTACGGGACACGTGTTTTTATTTTGGATCTTCCCCAATTACCTGGCGTTCTCAAAAGCAAAGTACAGTTGCTTTATCATCGTGTGA